A part of Parafrankia discariae genomic DNA contains:
- a CDS encoding malate synthase G, which yields MPDYIDVVGLRVASELHQFVADEALPGSGVDQAAFWAGAAEIINELTPRNRELLARRDELQRAVDDHHRRAPGRPERGDYAGFLTSIGYLVDEPAPFTIGTDGVDDELATLAGPQLVVPLLNARYAVNAANARWGSLYDALYGSDVIDEAGGRERGGGYNPVRGAAVIARVREILDRSFPLAGGSHADATRYAVDADGLVVTVDGAGVRLADPTQFVGFRGAGGESGAAGESGAAGAGGEPAAVLLTRHGLHVEIQVDRSHPVGAGDRAGVSDVVVEAALTTIMDLEDSVAAVDAADKVLGYRNWLQLMRRRLTAEVDKGGRSFTRTLAADREYTTTGGGTVTLPGRSVLLIRQVGLLMTTDAVLDGDGRPVPEGILDALVTGLGSVHDLRGDTAGGNSRTGSAYVVKPKLHGPDEVAFTVELMARVERLLQLPPATIKLGIMDEERRTSVNLRRCVYEARDRVVFINTGFLDRTGDEIHTSMLAGPMVRKAAMRDETWIRAYEDNNVDVGLALGFPGRAQIGKGMWAAPDNLADMTAQKIGHPLAGASCAWVPSPTAAALHALHYHEVSVADRQRELARRRPVDRLELLAVPLAESADGWSPEEIAAEVDNNVQGVLGYVVRWVELGIGCSKVPDLAGTPLMEDRATCRISSQHVANWLRHGVVTREQVEESLRRMAALVDAQNTGEPGYRPMAPAFEELAFAAARALLFEGVDQPNGYTEPLLHEHRRAQKKRDQEKKEMVRS from the coding sequence GTGCCTGACTACATCGACGTCGTCGGACTGCGCGTCGCCAGCGAGCTGCACCAGTTCGTCGCCGACGAGGCCCTGCCCGGGTCGGGTGTCGACCAGGCAGCGTTCTGGGCGGGCGCCGCGGAGATCATCAACGAGCTGACCCCACGCAACCGGGAGCTGCTCGCGCGGCGGGACGAGCTCCAGCGGGCCGTGGACGACCACCACCGGCGCGCGCCCGGCCGGCCCGAGCGCGGTGACTACGCCGGGTTCCTGACCTCCATCGGCTACCTGGTCGACGAGCCCGCGCCGTTCACCATCGGCACCGACGGCGTGGACGACGAGCTCGCGACCCTGGCCGGCCCGCAGCTGGTCGTGCCGCTGCTCAACGCCCGGTACGCGGTCAACGCCGCCAACGCCCGGTGGGGCTCCCTCTATGACGCCCTCTACGGCAGCGACGTCATCGACGAGGCGGGCGGCCGGGAGCGCGGCGGCGGCTACAACCCGGTCCGCGGCGCGGCGGTCATCGCCCGGGTCCGCGAGATTCTCGACCGGAGCTTCCCGCTGGCCGGCGGCTCGCACGCGGACGCGACCCGATACGCGGTCGACGCCGACGGGCTCGTCGTCACCGTCGACGGGGCCGGCGTCCGGCTGGCCGACCCCACGCAGTTCGTCGGCTTCCGCGGTGCGGGCGGCGAGAGCGGTGCGGCCGGCGAGAGCGGTGCGGCCGGTGCGGGCGGCGAGCCGGCGGCCGTCCTGCTGACCCGGCACGGGCTGCATGTCGAGATCCAGGTCGACCGGAGCCACCCGGTCGGGGCGGGCGACCGCGCCGGCGTCAGCGACGTCGTCGTCGAGGCCGCACTCACCACGATCATGGACCTGGAGGACTCGGTCGCGGCCGTCGACGCCGCGGACAAGGTGCTCGGCTACCGCAACTGGCTACAGCTGATGCGGCGCCGGCTCACCGCCGAGGTGGACAAGGGCGGCCGCTCGTTCACCCGGACCCTCGCCGCCGACCGCGAGTACACGACCACCGGCGGCGGCACCGTCACCCTGCCGGGCCGCTCGGTGCTGCTCATCCGCCAGGTCGGGCTGCTGATGACCACCGACGCGGTGCTCGACGGCGACGGCCGGCCGGTGCCCGAGGGCATCCTCGACGCGCTGGTCACCGGCCTGGGCAGCGTGCACGACCTGCGCGGCGACACCGCCGGCGGCAACTCCCGCACCGGCTCGGCGTACGTGGTCAAGCCCAAGCTGCACGGCCCGGACGAGGTCGCGTTCACCGTCGAGCTGATGGCCCGGGTCGAGCGCCTGCTCCAGCTCCCGCCGGCGACGATCAAGCTCGGCATCATGGACGAGGAGCGCCGTACCTCGGTCAACCTCAGGCGCTGTGTGTACGAGGCCCGGGACCGCGTCGTCTTCATCAACACCGGGTTCCTGGACCGGACCGGCGACGAGATCCACACCTCGATGCTGGCCGGGCCGATGGTCCGCAAGGCCGCCATGCGCGACGAGACCTGGATCCGCGCCTACGAGGACAACAACGTCGATGTCGGTCTCGCTCTCGGCTTCCCCGGGCGGGCCCAGATCGGCAAGGGCATGTGGGCCGCGCCGGACAATCTCGCCGACATGACGGCGCAGAAGATCGGGCATCCGCTGGCCGGCGCGTCCTGCGCCTGGGTGCCGTCGCCGACCGCCGCGGCGCTGCACGCGCTGCACTACCACGAGGTCTCGGTGGCGGACCGGCAGCGCGAGCTGGCCCGACGCCGTCCGGTTGACCGGCTGGAGCTGCTCGCCGTCCCGCTCGCCGAGTCGGCGGACGGCTGGTCGCCCGAGGAGATCGCCGCCGAGGTCGACAACAACGTCCAGGGCGTGCTCGGCTACGTCGTGCGCTGGGTCGAGCTCGGCATCGGCTGTTCGAAGGTGCCCGACCTGGCCGGCACCCCGTTGATGGAGGACCGCGCCACCTGCCGCATCTCCTCCCAGCACGTCGCCAACTGGCTGCGGCACGGCGTCGTCACCCGCGAGCAGGTAGAGGAGTCGCTGCGCCGGATGGCGGCGCTCGTCGACGCGCAGAACACCGGCGAGCCGGGGTACCGGCCGATGGCCCCGGCCTTCGAGGAGCTCGCCTTCGCCGCGGCGCGGGCGCTGCTGTTCGAGGGCGTCGACCAGCCGAACGGCTACACCGAACCCCTGTTGCACGAGCACCGGCGCGCCCAGAAGAAGCGCGACCAGGAGAAGAAGGAGATGGTCCGCTCATGA
- a CDS encoding GlcG/HbpS family heme-binding protein, protein MTALPLDVARRIVAAARAAGREHGLGPLTVVVLDAGGHVVAVEREDGASTKRFEIAFGKAHGAVALGLGSRALMARAEQQPYFIAAATSAIGGALVPVPGGVLVRSATGELVGAVGVSGDTSDNDELAAVAGIEAVGLSPQTG, encoded by the coding sequence ATGACGGCGCTGCCGCTGGACGTGGCCCGACGGATCGTCGCCGCGGCCCGGGCCGCGGGCCGCGAGCACGGCCTCGGACCGCTCACCGTGGTCGTGCTGGACGCCGGTGGCCATGTCGTCGCCGTCGAGCGCGAGGACGGCGCGTCGACGAAGCGGTTCGAGATCGCCTTCGGCAAGGCGCACGGCGCGGTGGCCCTCGGCCTCGGCAGTCGGGCACTCATGGCACGCGCCGAACAGCAGCCGTACTTCATCGCGGCCGCGACGTCCGCGATCGGCGGTGCCCTGGTGCCGGTGCCCGGCGGGGTGCTCGTGCGTTCCGCCACCGGGGAGCTGGTGGGCGCGGTCGGCGTCTCCGGCGACACGTCGGACAACGACGAGCTGGCCGCCGTCGCCGGCATCGAGGCGGTCGGCCTCAGCCCGCAGACCGGCTGA
- a CDS encoding SpoIIE family protein phosphatase — MGKPEVVREVFDSMSVMLVGLDGPEHRVVATNAAYRTSMNRDAFVGVPLVEVFPEIVGQRISEMCDWVYQTGLPQVARSWRLQLELEPESGHLTEIFVDFTMSPRLGPDGTVVGLNFHGVDSTERTLEDQRMRRDAAEAVQRYEQARGVITALQRQLLPAGLPVLPSVRIAASYLLADADDAAGGDWFDAVPVSGGRVALVVGDVVGHGVAASATMGQLRSVLQDRLEDTGDILAAVAAADRLARRIPGARAATVCVVLLDPADGTLICCSAGHPPPLIAGSDTARFLPESGQGPLGTGASYAVLRDRLEPDEVLLLYSDGIIERPGRTPAAATAELSQVLSDAVAGRGLDLDVAGLSLVDRACMQTLELLLRPTGHTDDITLLAAQRHNPAPPLRLGGPATTSMINIMRAALEAWVEIQEAGEADRVALTHAVVELVTNACEHGRPATAEGTVTVSAELRDDGEARVTVADNGRWCERARPGDAEYRRDHGFGLAMAASFTDHLDVERGDRGTTVTIHRRLSRSARLLTAERIGHDVTRAAQDEPELMLILDQPNAPSSRIAIHGPLDASNAGELGVELDRLTLGGTHELIVDLTAVTHLASAAVAELYRTDPRSERRHYPLRLYAPAGSTAHHVLSLVDLPHTTGDPHHAQAGLGDD; from the coding sequence GTGGGTAAGCCTGAGGTGGTGCGGGAGGTCTTCGATTCGATGTCGGTCATGCTGGTGGGTCTGGACGGGCCGGAGCATCGGGTGGTCGCGACGAATGCGGCCTATCGCACATCGATGAACCGGGACGCGTTCGTGGGCGTGCCGTTGGTTGAGGTGTTCCCCGAGATAGTCGGTCAGCGGATTTCCGAGATGTGCGACTGGGTGTACCAGACCGGTCTCCCGCAGGTGGCGCGGAGCTGGCGCCTGCAGCTCGAGCTGGAGCCGGAATCGGGTCACCTCACCGAGATCTTCGTCGACTTCACCATGTCGCCTCGGCTCGGCCCGGACGGCACGGTGGTCGGCCTGAACTTCCACGGGGTGGACTCGACCGAGCGGACCCTGGAGGACCAGCGGATGCGGCGGGACGCAGCCGAGGCGGTCCAGCGTTACGAACAGGCTCGTGGTGTGATCACCGCGTTGCAGCGGCAGCTGCTGCCCGCGGGTCTTCCGGTGCTTCCGTCGGTGCGGATCGCGGCGAGTTATCTGCTGGCCGACGCCGACGACGCGGCCGGTGGCGACTGGTTCGACGCTGTCCCGGTGTCCGGTGGCCGGGTCGCGCTGGTGGTCGGGGACGTGGTCGGACACGGTGTGGCGGCCTCGGCCACGATGGGCCAGCTGCGGTCGGTGCTGCAGGACCGACTCGAGGACACCGGCGACATCCTGGCCGCGGTCGCCGCGGCCGATCGGCTGGCTCGGCGGATTCCCGGCGCTCGTGCCGCGACGGTGTGCGTTGTTCTGCTCGATCCGGCCGACGGCACCCTGATCTGCTGCTCAGCCGGTCATCCACCGCCGCTGATCGCCGGCTCGGACACCGCGCGGTTTCTTCCCGAGTCCGGGCAGGGGCCGTTGGGCACGGGAGCGTCCTACGCGGTGCTGCGTGACCGGCTCGAACCGGACGAGGTGCTGCTGCTTTACAGCGACGGCATCATCGAACGGCCCGGGCGCACCCCGGCCGCGGCCACCGCCGAACTGTCCCAGGTCCTGAGCGACGCGGTCGCCGGCCGCGGCCTCGACCTCGACGTCGCCGGCCTGTCCCTCGTCGACCGGGCCTGCATGCAGACCTTGGAGCTGCTGCTCCGTCCGACCGGCCACACCGACGACATCACCCTGCTCGCCGCGCAGCGCCACAATCCAGCGCCACCGCTGAGACTGGGCGGGCCGGCGACGACCTCGATGATCAATATCATGCGCGCCGCGTTGGAGGCCTGGGTGGAGATCCAGGAGGCAGGTGAGGCGGACCGGGTCGCACTCACGCATGCGGTCGTGGAGCTGGTGACCAACGCGTGCGAACATGGCCGGCCCGCCACGGCCGAGGGCACTGTCACCGTCAGCGCCGAGCTGCGCGACGACGGCGAGGCACGGGTCACTGTCGCGGACAACGGCCGATGGTGCGAACGGGCCCGGCCCGGCGACGCCGAGTATCGCCGCGATCACGGCTTTGGGCTGGCCATGGCCGCTTCCTTCACCGACCACCTCGATGTCGAACGCGGTGACCGTGGCACGACAGTGACGATCCACCGTCGGTTGTCACGCTCGGCCCGGCTGCTCACCGCCGAGCGGATCGGCCATGATGTCACCCGCGCCGCGCAGGACGAACCCGAGCTGATGCTCATTCTCGATCAGCCGAACGCGCCCAGCAGCCGGATCGCGATCCACGGCCCGCTGGACGCGAGCAACGCCGGGGAGCTGGGGGTGGAGCTCGACCGGCTCACCCTCGGCGGCACCCACGAGCTGATCGTCGACCTCACCGCGGTCACCCACCTCGCCAGCGCCGCGGTCGCCGAGCTGTACCGCACCGACCCGCGAAGCGAGAGGCGGCACTATCCGCTGCGGCTGTACGCCCCCGCCGGTAGCACCGCCCACCACGTGCTCAGCCTCGTCGACCTGCCACACACCACCGGCGACCCCCATCATGCGCAGGCCGGACTGGGAGATGACTGA